A part of Maridesulfovibrio hydrothermalis AM13 = DSM 14728 genomic DNA contains:
- the yajC gene encoding preprotein translocase subunit YajC, which translates to MFFADIAHAMGATGQQAQGGPMGALGSFLPLILMFAIFYFLLIRPQQKKAKQHKEMLAGVQRGDRILTGGGLYGRVMSVDGDELTVELAEGVQVKLDRGYVANLVNPVKEEKKEEKKGK; encoded by the coding sequence ATGTTTTTTGCAGATATCGCTCATGCGATGGGTGCTACCGGACAGCAGGCTCAGGGCGGGCCTATGGGTGCACTCGGTTCTTTTCTCCCCCTTATTCTTATGTTTGCAATTTTTTATTTTCTGCTCATCAGACCTCAGCAGAAAAAAGCTAAACAGCACAAAGAAATGCTTGCTGGAGTTCAGAGGGGAGACCGCATTCTGACAGGTGGCGGACTTTACGGCAGAGTAATGTCAGTTGATGGAGACGAACTTACTGTTGAGCTTGCTGAAGGTGTTCAGGTTAAGCTCGACAGAGGATACGTTGCCAATCTGGTAAACCCTGTCAAAGAAGAGAAAAAAGAAGAAAAGAAAGGTAAATAA